Proteins found in one Fibrobacter succinogenes genomic segment:
- a CDS encoding NADH-quinone oxidoreductase subunit D, with the protein MSHQLPPGFRLERKSNTEEFFINMGPQHPSTHGALRLTLRMDGETIVELVPHFGYIHRGMEKQAESMSYLQYIAMSDRQDYLTAIQNNLGVVIALEKGMNVGVPLRGEYIRVMLQELGRIASHLVFYGCFGGDLGGQTCLLFGFKEREMIHDILEEVTGSRLTTNFFRPGGSRYDVPDTFIPRVKAFLDHMEDTMKDYERFLSKNIIVLERSIGIGVLSKEDAIAYGCSGPVLRASGVNFDVRRANPYSIYDQFDFEVPVFQNGDCYDRYKIRIAEIHESMKILRQCVEKFPEGPWRSKEKPVRLPVGRYYSEIETAKGLYATYVVAATTGEKPYRIHTRGPSFPHIAAINKMAQGHKISDLVTIMATLDPVIPEIDR; encoded by the coding sequence ATGAGTCATCAGTTACCTCCGGGATTTCGCCTCGAACGCAAATCGAATACTGAAGAATTTTTTATCAACATGGGTCCGCAGCACCCAAGTACTCACGGTGCATTGCGTCTCACGCTCCGCATGGATGGTGAAACCATCGTAGAACTTGTCCCGCACTTTGGCTATATCCACCGCGGTATGGAAAAGCAAGCGGAATCGATGAGCTATTTGCAGTACATCGCCATGTCGGACCGTCAAGACTATTTGACCGCTATCCAGAACAACTTGGGCGTTGTCATCGCTCTTGAAAAAGGCATGAACGTAGGCGTTCCGCTCCGCGGCGAATACATCCGCGTGATGCTCCAAGAACTTGGACGTATTGCATCGCACTTGGTGTTCTACGGTTGCTTTGGCGGTGACCTTGGCGGACAAACATGCTTGCTCTTCGGCTTCAAGGAACGTGAAATGATTCACGACATCCTCGAAGAAGTGACTGGTTCTCGCCTTACGACGAACTTCTTTAGACCGGGCGGAAGCCGCTATGACGTTCCCGATACGTTTATTCCGCGCGTGAAAGCGTTCCTCGACCACATGGAAGATACGATGAAGGATTACGAGAGGTTCCTTTCGAAAAACATCATTGTATTGGAACGCAGTATCGGCATTGGCGTTCTTTCCAAAGAAGATGCCATTGCCTACGGTTGCTCTGGCCCTGTGCTCCGCGCGAGCGGCGTGAACTTTGACGTGCGCCGTGCAAACCCGTACAGCATTTACGACCAGTTCGACTTTGAAGTTCCCGTATTCCAAAACGGCGACTGCTACGACCGCTACAAAATCCGCATTGCAGAGATTCACGAATCTATGAAGATTCTGCGCCAGTGCGTTGAAAAGTTCCCAGAAGGTCCGTGGCGTTCCAAGGAAAAGCCGGTGCGACTCCCCGTGGGCCGCTACTACAGCGAAATCGAAACCGCAAAGGGCCTTTACGCTACTTACGTTGTCGCCGCAACAACCGGTGAAAAGCCGTACCGCATCCATACACGCGGCCCAAGCTTCCCGCATATTGCAGCGATTAACAAGATGGCTCAGGGCCACAAAATTTCGGACCTCGTGACCATCATGGCAACTCTTGACCCCGTGATTCCAGAAATTGACAGGTAG
- a CDS encoding NADH-quinone oxidoreductase subunit A: MSEYIILSIFLFLGAFIAAAATVTGLLLGYRTKNTKNKMAPYECGMETIGNARIQFKVGYYLFALLFLVFDIEALFLFPVMMNFREIMAGHTALPPSVVIIDLVIFIAILVSGLAYAWKKGILKWE; the protein is encoded by the coding sequence ATGTCAGAATATATAATACTATCCATTTTCCTTTTTCTGGGCGCGTTTATCGCGGCGGCGGCAACCGTCACAGGCCTATTGCTAGGCTACCGCACCAAGAATACAAAGAACAAGATGGCACCGTACGAATGCGGTATGGAAACCATCGGCAACGCAAGAATTCAGTTCAAGGTGGGCTACTACCTGTTCGCCTTGCTCTTCCTCGTGTTTGACATCGAAGCGCTGTTCCTCTTCCCCGTCATGATGAACTTCAGGGAAATCATGGCAGGCCACACGGCGCTCCCGCCATCCGTCGTCATTATTGACCTCGTCATCTTTATTGCTATTCTCGTTTCCGGTCTCGCTTACGCCTGGAAGAAAGGAATTCTCAAATGGGAATAA
- a CDS encoding bifunctional (p)ppGpp synthetase/guanosine-3',5'-bis(diphosphate) 3'-pyrophosphohydrolase, with amino-acid sequence MDQANFTTNQEHIVSVLLKKNPKLDEGILRKAIAFIADAHDGQYRKSGMPYTEHPYEVAKILADLKQDQATVLAGLLHDVVEDTPHTLNEISELFGEDTAFMVDAVTKITAVQEASKTAQKASTYRKLITAMAKDPRVIMIKIADRIHNMRTMRYMKPEKRKIIAQETLDIYVPLTHRFGLYKLKTELEDLSFKYVNPDEYQKLVDALIENKEKREKYVQSVIGPLQIKMALEDFDCTIQGRTKNIYSIYNKMLARGCGFEDIFDIFAIRIIVETIPECYLALGYVHNLWTPLQSRFKDYIATPKPNLYQSIHTTVIGPENKMVEVQIRTKDMDLTAEKGFAAHWAYKMETQHEGEELAWLDHMVKLQSEISDSKEYLDFLKVDLKPEGMTVFTPKGASIELPEGAIVLDFAFAVHTELGLHCIGARINDKVVSLDEPVPHGATIQVLKSPNQEPSPEWLKMVKTIKAKQELRKWMKTSIIIQSRSLGKEIWTRELRLLKIEKDKRPKDEDILKHFGIVSINEFFERIGQGELPLQDIHRFLNGGNDITKETAALRFYPIFGKDKGNTLTDEMPLMIGQETSLLIHFSSCCGPVPGDRIVGVMRPQIGIEVHKSDCPCLKDFPESQHIPVDWSADVTKPFTTHLTIETDNRKNLPLSILMVLKDENLALDRLSIASAQYSGRIRMEFKAFRKDQVDAIVTKIRQVEGVRGVEKA; translated from the coding sequence ATGGATCAGGCTAATTTTACAACAAACCAAGAGCACATTGTCAGTGTGCTCCTTAAAAAGAATCCGAAGTTAGACGAAGGGATTCTTAGAAAAGCTATAGCCTTTATCGCCGATGCCCATGATGGTCAATACCGCAAAAGCGGCATGCCCTACACAGAACACCCTTATGAAGTGGCCAAGATTCTTGCCGACTTAAAGCAAGACCAGGCAACGGTACTAGCAGGCTTATTGCACGACGTGGTGGAAGACACCCCACATACCCTCAACGAAATTTCTGAACTTTTTGGCGAAGACACGGCTTTCATGGTCGATGCGGTAACGAAAATTACCGCCGTTCAAGAAGCGAGCAAGACAGCGCAAAAGGCAAGCACCTACCGTAAGCTCATTACGGCCATGGCTAAAGATCCGCGCGTCATCATGATTAAAATCGCAGACCGCATCCACAACATGCGCACCATGCGATACATGAAGCCCGAAAAGCGAAAGATTATTGCACAAGAAACGCTAGACATTTACGTTCCGCTTACCCATAGGTTCGGTCTATATAAACTTAAAACAGAACTTGAAGACTTGAGCTTCAAGTACGTCAATCCGGACGAATACCAAAAGCTTGTCGATGCGCTTATCGAGAACAAGGAAAAGCGCGAAAAATACGTGCAATCCGTGATTGGCCCGCTACAAATCAAGATGGCGCTCGAAGATTTTGACTGCACCATCCAGGGCCGCACCAAGAACATCTACAGCATTTATAACAAGATGCTTGCGCGCGGTTGCGGATTCGAAGACATCTTCGATATTTTTGCCATCCGCATTATCGTCGAAACAATTCCCGAATGCTACCTCGCCCTCGGTTACGTGCACAACCTTTGGACGCCGCTCCAAAGCCGCTTCAAGGACTACATCGCGACCCCGAAGCCGAACCTTTACCAGAGCATCCACACCACAGTCATCGGTCCAGAAAACAAGATGGTCGAAGTCCAGATCCGCACAAAGGACATGGACTTAACAGCCGAAAAGGGATTCGCCGCGCACTGGGCCTACAAGATGGAAACGCAGCACGAAGGCGAAGAGCTCGCCTGGCTCGACCACATGGTAAAGTTGCAATCCGAAATTTCGGACTCCAAGGAATACCTCGACTTCTTGAAAGTCGATTTGAAACCCGAAGGCATGACGGTGTTTACCCCGAAAGGAGCTTCGATTGAACTCCCCGAAGGCGCTATCGTTTTGGACTTTGCATTCGCCGTGCACACGGAGCTTGGCCTGCACTGCATCGGAGCTCGCATCAACGATAAAGTTGTGAGCCTTGATGAACCGGTGCCTCATGGCGCCACAATTCAAGTTCTAAAGAGCCCGAACCAGGAACCGAGCCCGGAATGGCTAAAAATGGTAAAGACCATCAAGGCCAAGCAAGAACTCCGCAAGTGGATGAAGACAAGCATCATCATCCAATCCCGCAGCCTCGGTAAAGAAATCTGGACACGCGAACTTCGCCTTCTCAAAATCGAAAAAGACAAACGCCCCAAAGACGAGGACATCCTCAAGCACTTTGGCATAGTAAGCATCAACGAATTTTTCGAACGCATCGGTCAAGGCGAACTACCACTTCAGGACATCCACCGCTTCTTGAATGGCGGCAACGACATTACAAAAGAAACGGCGGCACTGCGCTTTTACCCGATATTCGGCAAAGACAAAGGAAATACTCTTACCGACGAAATGCCGTTGATGATTGGCCAAGAAACCAGTCTCCTCATCCATTTCTCCAGTTGCTGCGGCCCTGTTCCAGGCGATCGAATTGTCGGCGTCATGCGTCCGCAAATCGGTATCGAAGTGCACAAAAGCGACTGCCCGTGCCTCAAGGATTTTCCGGAAAGTCAACACATTCCGGTCGATTGGAGCGCAGACGTTACAAAGCCATTTACAACGCACCTCACGATTGAAACAGACAACCGAAAGAACTTGCCTCTCAGCATTTTGATGGTCTTGAAAGACGAGAACTTGGCGCTTGACCGCCTAAGCATTGCAAGTGCCCAATACTCAGGCCGTATCCGCATGGAATTCAAGGCGTTCCGCAAGGACCAGGTCGATGCCATTGTGACCAAGATAAGGCAAGTCGAAGGCGTCAGAGGGGTTGAAAAAGCATGA
- the nuoB gene encoding NADH-quinone oxidoreductase subunit NuoB, with the protein MGIINFAPKILDPIPGGKYVVNAIDYVVNWARANSIWPLTYGTSCCAIEMMSSSMARYDIARFGSEVFRSSPRQADLFILAGTITRRMAPAIQMLWEQIPGPKYVIAMGACTISGGPFIYDNYSVVRGAQNLIPVDVFVPGCPPRPEALFHGLLTLRDKILHETCRNPWQVGEPKDVSTMDRYREAAKTWAALEEMKDEQMAEARAKFKEENPDYKSAFKPIRVKKPDFPEVERVPFKRMGLTQQELFAKLRAKFPNVTVHTRGEDTPEDVVAKMPADCPLEVMLEKEDYLNVVEFVKNDPEFKMNYLIDVTAIDYDDHFDMVTMLRSLEIGHKIFLCVQLKKDFSIEEEKRPTSLLASVPSITHLYPGAEVKEREVYDMFGIKFENHPDLRRIFLDKDFVGYPLRKDFTHPEMIRRPI; encoded by the coding sequence ATGGGAATAATTAATTTCGCTCCAAAAATTTTAGACCCGATTCCCGGTGGAAAATATGTAGTCAACGCAATTGACTACGTAGTCAACTGGGCTCGTGCAAATTCTATTTGGCCTCTGACGTACGGCACAAGCTGCTGCGCCATCGAAATGATGTCGAGTTCTATGGCCCGTTATGACATTGCCCGTTTTGGCTCTGAAGTGTTCCGCTCGTCCCCGAGACAGGCAGACTTGTTTATTTTGGCCGGTACAATTACCCGCCGCATGGCACCTGCCATCCAGATGCTTTGGGAACAAATTCCTGGCCCCAAATACGTGATTGCTATGGGCGCCTGCACCATTAGCGGTGGCCCGTTCATCTACGACAACTATTCCGTTGTCCGTGGTGCACAGAACTTGATTCCGGTCGATGTGTTCGTTCCTGGTTGCCCGCCACGCCCCGAAGCTCTGTTCCACGGGCTCTTGACACTTCGCGATAAGATTTTGCACGAGACATGCCGTAATCCGTGGCAGGTCGGCGAACCGAAAGATGTTTCGACGATGGACCGTTACCGCGAAGCAGCAAAAACTTGGGCCGCTCTCGAAGAAATGAAAGACGAACAGATGGCCGAAGCCCGCGCCAAGTTCAAGGAAGAAAATCCGGACTACAAGAGCGCCTTCAAGCCGATTCGCGTCAAGAAACCGGATTTCCCAGAAGTAGAACGCGTGCCGTTCAAGCGCATGGGTCTTACGCAGCAAGAGCTTTTTGCAAAGCTCCGCGCCAAGTTCCCGAACGTGACAGTGCATACGCGCGGTGAAGACACTCCAGAAGATGTCGTCGCCAAGATGCCTGCGGACTGCCCGCTGGAAGTCATGCTCGAAAAAGAAGACTACTTGAACGTTGTTGAATTTGTCAAGAACGATCCCGAATTCAAGATGAACTACTTGATTGACGTGACCGCCATTGACTACGACGATCACTTCGACATGGTCACGATGCTCCGTAGCCTTGAAATCGGCCACAAGATTTTCCTTTGTGTGCAACTCAAGAAAGACTTCTCCATTGAAGAAGAAAAGCGCCCGACATCGCTCCTTGCAAGTGTTCCATCCATCACGCACCTTTACCCCGGTGCCGAAGTCAAGGAACGCGAAGTTTACGACATGTTCGGCATCAAGTTTGAAAATCACCCCGACCTTCGCCGCATATTCCTCGACAAGGACTTCGTGGGTTATCCGCTCCGTAAAGACTTTACCCACCCGGAAATGATCAGGAGGCCTATATGA